GAGATGTTGAGGGAATCTGCCCCAAAGGCAAGCATTGGCTTCTTCCTGCACATCCCCTTCCCCTCCTACGAATCCTTCAGACTACTACCTTGGAGAAGAGAACTGCTGGAGGGCATGCTGGGAGCTGACTTCCTCGGGTTCCACACCTATGATGACATGAGGCACTTCCTTTCGTCAGTCAACAGACTGGCGGGACTGGGCAATAGCAATGGCATGATCAATGTGGACAACAGAAAAGTGATGGTGGATGCCCTACCTATGGGTATTGACTATGACAAATATGCCGAATCTGCTGCCGCAAAAGAGACCCTGGAAAGAGAGGCCCGATATCGAGAATCCATCGGTGCTCAGAAGCTCATACTCTCCATCGACAGGCTCGACTACTCCAAGGGTATTCCACAAAGGCTCAAAGCCTTCGAATTGTTTCTGGAACAAAACCCGGACTACAGAGAAAAGGTATCTCTGCTCATGGTCGTGGTGCCCTCAAGAGATCAGGTGGGTAAATACAAGGAACTCAAAGAGGAAATAGACCTCCTGGTAGGGCGGATCAACGGAAATTATTCCCGGTTGAACTGGACACCCATTCACTATTTTTATCGATCCTTCCCGCTCAACGCGCTTTCTGCATTTTACCGAATGGCGGAAGTGGCCATGGTCACTCCTATGAGAGACGGGATGAACCTGGTATGTAAGGAATTCATCGCGAGTAAGCTGGACAAGAAGGGCGTCCTGATCCTCAGCGAAATGGCGGGAGCTTCCAAAGAACTCTCAGACGCCATCCTTATCAATCCCAACGACATGGGAGAGTTGGTCAATGCCATCAAAACAGCTCTGACAATGCCCGTCAAAAAGCAGATGGCCAATATGATCAGCATGCAGCGATCGCTGCAGAGGTACAACATTCACCATTGGGTCAACCTTTTCATGGAACGTCTCCACCACATCAAACATGAGCAGAAGGCACTGGAGACCCAACTACTGGATAAAACCATTACTTCCAGACTCACCAAGAGTTATCAGGCCGCCAAGAAGCGCATGATCTTCCTGGACTATGATGGCACCCTTGTAGGGTTTGACAGTGATCCATTGAAAACCAAACCTGATAAAGGACTGAAGACGATCCTTGCCAAACTAACCGCGGACAAGAAAAACCGTGTGGTGGTAATCAGTGGCAGAGGCAGAGACACCCTTGAGGAGTGGCTGTCAGACTTTGACCTGGAAATCATAGCCGAGCACGGAGTTTGGATCAAAGAGAGAGGGAAGAAATTCAGGACACTTACCAGCCTAAATGATAATTGGAAAGGCCCAATCATGAAGGTATTGGATGGTTATGTAGATCGTACACCCGGAAGTTTTGTAGAGAAAAAGGACTACTCGCTGGTCTGGCACTACAGAAAGGTAGAAACCGGACTTGGAGAGGCCCGAACAAGAGAACTCACCAGCCACCTGAAATACATTACAGTAGACAGAAACCTGAAAGTGCTGGAAGGCAATAAGGTAGTGGAAATCAAAAACTCTGAAATAGATAAAGGGCGTGCCGCCACTGTATGGCTCAATAAGCACCCCTCAGATTTTGTGATGGCCTGCGGTGACGATTGGACAGATGAGGACACTTTCAAGGTCATGCCAGATAGTGCCTACACCATCAAGGTAGGCACCACCTCATCAGCAGCCAAATACCGGGTCACTGACTTCCATGACATTAGAAAACTCCTGAAAAGCCTGCTATAAGAAGTCAGGCTTATCAAGTTTTCTGGCAATTCTGGAGGCTGCATTGAGCAGACCCACATGGCTATACGCCTGGGGGAAGTTACCCCACATACCACCATCTTTTTCGTTGACATCTTCGCTGAGTAGCCCCACGTGGTTAGAGTAAGAGAGGATGTTCTCGAAATACTTGATAGATTCATCCAGTCTGCCCACACAGGCAAGAGCCTCTACGTACCAGAACGCACAAATAAGAAAAGTAGTCTCCGGAGCGCCGAAATCATCCTGATGCTTATAGCGGTAGAAGAGTCCATCCTTCGCATGTAGCTCCTTCTCCAGTGCCTTCAGGTGGTCTTTAGCTTCCTGTGTATTACCATCCAGATAGTTCATCATAATGAGCTGTAAGGTGCTGGCATCCATGCGCTCCACCCCTACAGCCTGAGCATAGCCCTTCTTGGAAGGCACATAGCATTTCTGAATCATCTCCTGAGAACGCTTTTGCAAACGGGCAGCCTTTTCCCCCATGGCCTTATCCCCTATCACTTCGGCAATCTTCAGCGCGGCACTACTGCCTGTCCAATGGAAAAGATAAGTATAGCAATGATGCTGACGTAAATTTCTGAATTCCCACAAACCAGCATCCGTTTCGTCAAACGTCTTCTCAATCATATCCAGAGTTTTGCTCACCAACTCAGATGAGTCAAATCGCTCGGTGAATATAATTCGCTTATCCGCATAAAGAGGTAACAATGAGATCAATACCTGCCCATAAACATCATTCTGAATGTGTGTGTATGCGTCGTTTCCAATACGCACGGGCTGATTCCCCATGTAGCCAGCCAGATCAAGTTCCTTCTCTATGAGGGCTTTCTGTCCACTAATGCCGTAGAGTGGCTGATAGCGATTGGTCTCCTCTATCGTGGTATTGAGGATGTAGTGAAAATACTTTTCGGACTCCTCAAAGTGGCCAATGTTATTGAAGGCATTGAGGGTATAGTAGGTATCCCGCATCCAGCAATAGCGATAATCCCAATTTCGCGTACTCCCGGGCGACTCAGGCAAACTGGTAGTAGCTGCTGCTATTATCGCTCCGGTATCCTCATACTGGTGAATTTTAAGGATAAGAGCTGACCGGATGGCTGCACGCTGATAAAAGTTGACAATATTGGCTGTCTTCACCCAATCACGCCAATAATTTTTTGTTTTATACAGGAAGTTTTCAATGGTTTCGAGCAGTGGCCCCTCAAGCGGCGCCCCGTAGGTAAAGACCAGGTACTTATTCTCGTTCAACACAAAACTCTCTTCGCTCATCACATAGTTGAGGGAGATGTTGGTGGTCAAACGCACGTGGGCATCCAGTCCCAAAAACTGGATATGATTACTCCCCATCGTAGCTTGTGGGGTGATTTCACCATAATTCCCTTTAGGTGCACACTTCACTACCAACCTAGGGTTACCTTCCAGGCGCTCTATCTTTCTCACCAGCATGAGTGGTCTATAGTAACGGTCATTCTGATAAAATCGAGGGGCAAAATCAGTCACCCGGTACTTTCCGGTTTCCGAAACCACTTCTGTGCAAAGAATATTAGTGTTCTCTACATAATATTGTTTAGTCTTAAAATCAGGCTCAAGGGGCTTCACAGAAAACTCACCACCCTTTTCCTTATCCAGCAGGCTACCAAAAATAAAACTGCTATCAAATCTCGGCCAGCACATCCAGGCTATGCTGGTGTCTGTGTGAATGTGAGCGGTATATGCACAATTGCCAATTACACCATAATCATAAGTGTGTCTTTGCATAGGATAATTTTTTTATTGAGAGTACGTGAGATTCAAAGAATAATAGTAATTTTTATCAATTCATAAAATAAAAGGATAATACATTATAATAAAAATAATTTTCAATTAGTTTTCTTGAAATACCAATAATTTGACCTCCCATAGAACATCCCCTCATTCATGCTTTTCTCCCCTTTGGCATCTACCTCCCCAAAACTGATAACATCGGGTGGTCATCTACCCCATACCAAGAAAAGTGAAACATTTCCTCAGAAATATAACATTTCGTGGATTACTTAATAACCAAAATCCAAAAAGTTCGCAAGATTTACTCTGCTGAATCTTAATATTTCAGCAAATTGGCCCGAATATCCAAACTATCTCTTCAAAGCTATCAATCGGCAAAGAATTGAACTATAAGAGAAACCTTTTATATATATTTGGTTCGTTTGTAACATCATCACATGCTCAAAGACCTCATAAATAATAAGACGTTTAGCATAGCCATTAAAATTGTTGCCGGCTTTATTGTATATTTTCTACTATTGGCCGCTCTGGTATATGTGGAAAAAGACAGCAACCAGTCAGCAATAAGAGACATGCAGAATGCCGTTTGGTATTCCATCGTCACGCTTACTACTGTGGGCTACGGAGACCTGTTCCCCGCCACGGTATATGGGCGAGCTATCGGCTACATTTTCATCTTTTTGAGTTTGGGTATTTACGGATTATTAATTGGTCAATTCACTAACCTTATGGCTACTATTCAGGAAAATAAAAAACTAGGCTACAATGGCACTACATTCGAGGGCCACGCGGTGATCATCGGATGGAATGAGTTCGGAAAAATGGTCCTCGAACAATTGATAGGGGTAGGCAAACAGGTAGCCATATTCACCAACAATCGGGAGGACATCGATCACATCAAAGATCTGTATGGAACCAAAAACATTTTTACACTGTACGGTGATTTTGGCAGCCAGGAACTCCTCAAGAAAACCAACATTGAACAATCTTCTATTGTCTTTGTAAACCTGGACAATGACACAGAAAAGCTGGTATATATCCTGAACCTTAAGAAGATATTCCCAAACCTCGATTATGTAGTCACTCTCGATAACGGTGATCTCAAAAACACCTTTGTGAGTGCCGGAGTTACCAACACCATCTCCAAACACGAAATCTCCTCTAAACTACTAGCCTCCTACATGTTCGAGCCGGACGTAGCCAGCTATAGTGAATCCATTATGTCATTTGCCAGAGGTGACGGTGATTATGATATCAAGCAGCTTCTTGTCATTCCTACCAACCCCTACGTAGGCAAAGCCTATCAGGAAGTGTTTTTCGACCTCAAAAAGCGCTTCAATGCTGTATTGATAGGCATTACCAAAAGGGATAAGTACGGCAACAAAAGACTGATCAAAAACCCGCTGGGTGAGCTTAAAATAGCTCCGGGTGACTATCTCATCATTATCATGAATGGCAAAGCCTTTAAGCTTTTGAGAAAAGTATTCGGAGTGGACGAAGGATATATCAGAGAGACATCTAAGAACAAGAAATGAAAACCTACAGACGTTTAGCAATTACCATAGTCACAGTGCTTACGATTTATGGCTGTGAAAATCGTGACATCAACGAGGGTGAGGCATTCAGGCCCAGAGAAATTCACGAGGATATCGTCTTTAACTTTGATAAAATCACTGTGGATGGCATAGAATACCTCATCCTGGAGAAAGACAACAACAATCCGCACGAGGGTTTTGGTTTTATGGCTTTCAGAGCCAATAAGCTGATGGAAAAGCAAGACACCGTGATGGCCTATTTACGGACGATGAGAGATTTTCAGGTGCTTACCTATGCTGCTATCAGCAAAAGACCAGTTGAGCAAGTGAACGAGGATTTCAACCGGTTATTTAACTACTACTTAAATGAGGAGGAAACAGAGTTATTACAATTAGAAGAAAGCAATCTTAGAAGTAGCAGAGCGACTACTCCGGGTAAGGAGTAGTCTTCTCATAACTCTTCATTTAGTTTCCAAAATACTTCTTCAGTTCTTTTAGCGCCGTAGAAACTTCCGGGGTAAGTACTGGTGAGTCCACCATATCCTTGGCCACTTTCACAGCATCGATCAGTTCATCCTTATCTCTAAAAACCTCGCTCAGAATTTGGCAGTCGTAGATCAGGGACATTAAAATCACAAAAGATATGGTCGGTTTGGCGCTCTTGAATACAATGGTCTTCAGGCTGTTTCTGATATCCTGTTCAAAGGAATAATTAGCATTATCCATTCTCTCTGAAAGTGGTATCCACATGAGTTTTGTAGCCTCTTTCTTTAGAATTCCTCTCTGCACCAATAGCTGATTAAGGTCTTCCTGTATATCTTTAAAATGATGCGATAGATCTTCCACAGCATCCAGAAAGTTCAAGCCGGTCTTGAGTTTTCTCAAAATACCGTCCAGAATACCGTTGCCGGTACCAGACTGCTCCACAGACGAAATCTTATTGTCTTTCAGTCCTACCTTCTTCAGAAGGTGAAGCTCAAGAATAGCAGCACTAATCAGTCCTGGCACAATCGTCTTTTCAGCCGCAGCTAAAAGGCGTCCTTCTTCATCGTCAAGGGCAATCAAATACAAACCCTCAGCTATGCTAATCTTCATAAGTAATCGTTTTTATTATTTTAATCCTTCAATAAAAATCCCATTGTAAGGCCTTGAACCAGAATGGAGAAAACCACACAACAATACGTGGTGAACAGAATGGTCTCTTTAATAACTGGCTCCATCCAGGTGAATTCAGCGAGAGAAAGTGCCAAGGCTACTGATATCCCTCCTCTTAAACCTCCCCAGGTAAGAATAATAATCGTTTTCGGTTCAAAAGTACGGAAAATAGACATGGCTTTTATCGGGAGAGATACTCCAATAAACCTTGCAGTAAGCACAATCAGGATGCCAGCACCTCCTACAAGGAAACTCGTAGGTGAGAAGGTATTTGCAATCACAATCATCTCCAGGCCTACCAGGATAAACAAAATAGCATTAAGCGCTTCATCCAGCAAGTGCCAAAACTTAAACACATACTCTCCGGTGGCGTTGGCCAACTTTTCGTCTCTCCCTTCATTGCCTATAAACAGTCCCATCACCACCATGGCTAGTGGTCCAGAAACGTGGATTAGCTCAGCAAGTCTTCCTCCAACCATTACAAGGGTAAGGGTAACAAGCACTTCCAGCTCCACATGGTCATTGTCAATAAAGTTTAGAAGCCTAAAGCCCAAGAAACCAAATATAGCGCCCATCAAGACACCACCTACAACCTCCTGACCAAATAAGATGGCCACTGAGGACGCGGTGATTTCACCTGCGCCATGAGCTCCATGAGCAGCCTCAGCTCCGCCATAAGTGGACTGTGCTATACCTAGTATGGTTAAGAAAATAACCACTCCTACCCCATCGTTAAAAAGTGATTCCCCTGCAATCTTAATTTCCAAATTCTTGGACATTCCAAATTTCTTAATCAGGGCCAGTACCGCAATTGGGTCTGTAGGAGAAATCAATGCTCCGAATAAGAGACAAAAGATATAATCAATCTCCACACCCAGTACAGGGAAAATGTAGTAAACCAGCGTACCTACGATGAAAGTAGAAAGGAGAGTGCCAACTGTAGCAAGCACCAAAACGGCCACCCTCTCTTCCAGAAGTTTCTTCAAATCCACCGACAAGGCTCCGGCAAAAAGCAGGAAGTTCAGCATGACACCAAGCAGAACTTCTTTGAAATCGAACTCTGTGATGATATGTTCCGCACCCCTTGTAACGGATGGAAATATATAACCAGCCAGTAGAATTGCCACGGACATCATGAGGGCAATAGCCATCAGTCCTATGGTGCTGGGAAGTTTGAGAACCGTGATGTTAATTAAGGTAAATACAGCGGCTAGAAATATTAATAACGTGATTAGGTCGAGTATACTCATTTGGTGAATTGTAATGGCTTAGAAATTAGTCCATATTGGCAATGCCAAAATAAAAACAAAAATATTACAAAAAAAATAATGGTTAACTTTTATTCCTTCCTAAAATAGCCTAAAATCCAGCATAATTCTAAATAAAAGCGGATTTTTATTAACAACATGAGAAATCAACCATTCTGGCATATTGCAATATTTTGTGTTTTAGCAATTATGCTCTTCGGCTGTAACTCCCTGCGAAAACTGGCCACGTCCAGAGATATTGATGCATATCTGAAACACTCGGAAATTTTCAGAAACGAATTCTCGGGATTTGTACTTTATGATCCGCTATCAGGGAAGTATCTGAAAACAAAAAATGCAGATCTGCACTTTACTCCTGCTTCCAACACAAAAATCCTAACCACTTACGCATGCCTTACCTCCCTTCCCGATTCCATTCCTTCATTTCTGGTTCAGCAAATGGCTGATACTATCCGGCTGGAGCCAATGGGAGACCCTACCTTTCTACACACAGACTTTCCCAATCAGCCGGTAATTAACCGACTCAAAAACAAGCCAATAGAGATTCATTTGCCCGATAACAAACTCACACCATTTGGGCCTGGGTGGGCTTGGGATGATTATCAATACAGCTACCAAACGGAGCGATCCTGGATGCCTATTTATGGTAATGAAGTGAGAATTTTTAACAGGGACACACTGAGTGTGGTGCCCGCTTTTTTCGAAGACTACATCAGCCTATTTGTAGGAGAAAAACCCGGGAGTCTTGTTTATAGGGAACGAAAATTCAACCTTTTCAATATCTGGATGGAGTACGACACCTCCTCATTTGAAAGAAAAATTCCATTTGACTACAGCGATGAGCTCCTGGCAAGGCTCCTGTCAGATACTACCAATGCGCCGGTATCCTTCAGCAAAGCTCCTCTTAGCAACTACACCACCCTGTACAATGAGGCACTGGTCCCTGCACTTACTCTCATGATGCAGCGCAGTGATAATTTTCTGGCCGAGCAACTCCTCATCACAGCGGCCAGATATAGCGGGTATAACAATCCGGACGCCTTCAGAAATCACCTCCTTTCAAAATGGCACCTTTCTTCTCCTATCCAGTGGGTGGATGGATCGGGGCTTTCTAGATATAATCTATTTACCCCCAGAGCCCTTGTGGAAATACTTGCTCTGATCTATGGTCAGCTATCGTGGAATGAAATCACAATGATTTTCCCCACAGGTGGTGTCTCCGGCACTCTGAAAAACTGGTATCCTGGAAATCCTCCTTACGTTTTTGCTAAAACAGGAACACTTAGTAACAATCATTGTCTAAGCGGTTACATCAAGACCAACTCGGGCAGGATCCTCATCTTTTCCTTCATGAATAATAACTACCTCTCCCCTGTCAGCGATGTGAAAAGAGAAATGCAGCGGGTGCTTGAAGCGGTAAGGGATGCTTACTGATCGCTCACCGAGCCATTCTCAGAAATCAGCCCTCCGGTAAGGCGCATCAGCTCCACCTTAGAATCGATCAAATTGTACAGGGCCTGTAGCTTCTGGTTAGTGGCCGCCAGGTGGTTATTCTGAACCACCCGATAATCAAATGAGTTGATGGTGCCTCCTTTGAACTTTTCTTGCGAGATGCTCAAATTAGTGGCTGCAGATCGCTCATTTAGCGCATTGATACCATATAGTTGTTTTCTGATCTGATACCGCTCATACGCTTCACTCAGGCTTCGCTTCAGACTGGTCTCTAGCTGATCTATCCTGAGATTTCCAATATCCTCCTGCACGATGCTATTGCGAATGGCACGGTTGACTTTGCCACCATTGAATAGATTGAAACTCAAAGTGAAATTGGCAAAATAGGTACCTGATTTGGAAACCAATGGCTCTGGAGGGTTTTCATAATCGGGATTGGGCCCTATGTACGTCGCACTGGTAAGGTCAGACACACTTCTGTTCCAATTGTATCCACCATTGAGTCTTACCGTGGGGAAGAGATCTGCCCTGCTTTGTCTCACCTGTGTTTCCAAAATAGACTGGGAAATATAGATTTTCTTTAGATCCACATTTTCTGAAAGCATCACCGCTTCCAGGTCCTCATATTGATAGTCATACTCCTCCAGTTTGAGATCATCAGTCAGAGTGTAATCCTTATTAATGTCATCACTCACCAGTAGCACATTCAGTGCTCTGATGGCATTATGATACGTCAGCATCTGGTTGATGTAATTGGCAGAGTCCGTGAGGTAGTTGTTCTCCTCAAGCAGTAGATCCGTGGTAACAGCACTCCCCATTTCATACTTGGTATTAGTATAATCATACCTGTCCTTACTGAGTGCCAGTTGCTTTTCAAAAGCATCCAGGCGTTCCTTCTCAAGAGCGGCCATGTAATAGGCAAGTATGATGGCCTGCAGGGTATTCGATACTACTACATCGGCATTTTGCATGGACTCGGCTTGCAGCTGATCCAGTCTGCGCTTACTGATAATAGCCTTATTGCCCTGAAAAATCAACCAACTCACCTGCAAAGAAGGAGTAAGCGCATAAGCCCGCTGGTCGTTCAGCTCAAATCCGGGAAATAATTGTCCCCCAAAAAATTGATTGTCCGACTGCTGATTTCTAATACTATTCTGACTTTGAAGATCGAGGGAAATGGAAGGTAAAATCCCAGCCTCACCCCAGGAATTATTATTGGTGGCCACATCCACGTTTCTCTTTTCAATGCGGATGTCGTAGTTCTTATCCAACCCAATGGCAATGGCATCACTAAGCGAAAGTGGCTCTTGTGCCCGCGCCAACCAACCACCGGCTATAAAAAGAATGAGTAAAGTATAATACTTCATTTACTTCAAAATTGTCTTGTTAAAAAAAGTAATGATTTAAGCTGATTCCTTGTATTCCTCCAGGCGCTTCTCATCCAACAGCACACGCTCTACATCTTCTCTGGAAGGTTTCTCACCAGTCCACAACCATCGCAGAGCCCTCCTGAAATCGTTGAATATCAGAATCAGAACCGGGAAGAACAAAAGAATGATGAAAGTACCTATCAGCACCCCATATGCCACAGATATGGCCATTGGGATCAGAAACTGAGCCTGGAAGCTGGTTTCTTTGATCAATGGGTACAATCCAAGCACTGTGGTCAGAGATGTCAGCATGATCGCTCTGAATCTGGCGATTCCGGCTTCATATGCTGCCTGATACACCGTTAGCCCGTCGTCTTTCACCAACGAATTGAACTTGGACAAGAACACAACGGCATCATTAATAATTACCCCGGAGAGTGCCACCATACCCCATACACTCAGTAGGGAAACGGGCAACTCACGACCGCTGACCCATGACTCTACACCATGCCCGAACATGGCACCAAACCAACCCAGGGGTATCATGATTACAACGAGCAAGGCTTGATAAAAGGACCTGAAGGTGATCATCAAAATAAAGAAAATCAACAAAAACGCCCCTCCAAAAAACAAGCCTATCTCTGCACCAGCACGGGCACTTTCCTTAGATTGCCCTCCGTAATCAATAGACACTGAAGGGAATTTCGCTTTAAGCTGAGGCACAATCGTGTCCTCAATTCTTTTGATGATGGGTGGCACTTCTGCAAAAGGATCTTGCAAATCAGCCTCTACCGTCACCGCCCTGGATGAATTGAAGTGTTTGATCCCGGACACCCCAC
This Marinoscillum sp. 108 DNA region includes the following protein-coding sequences:
- a CDS encoding bifunctional alpha,alpha-trehalose-phosphate synthase (UDP-forming)/trehalose-phosphatase, whose product is MAKTIIVSNRLPVKISQENGKYNYMPSEGGLATGLGSIYKDGDNIWIGWPGLAVSKADHQKEITKKLKTESMKPVFLTNTEIEEFYEGFSNETLWPNFHYFNQYIVFDDDMWRAYQKVNRKFARAIAEVLEPEDTIWVHDYQLLLLPEMLRESAPKASIGFFLHIPFPSYESFRLLPWRRELLEGMLGADFLGFHTYDDMRHFLSSVNRLAGLGNSNGMINVDNRKVMVDALPMGIDYDKYAESAAAKETLEREARYRESIGAQKLILSIDRLDYSKGIPQRLKAFELFLEQNPDYREKVSLLMVVVPSRDQVGKYKELKEEIDLLVGRINGNYSRLNWTPIHYFYRSFPLNALSAFYRMAEVAMVTPMRDGMNLVCKEFIASKLDKKGVLILSEMAGASKELSDAILINPNDMGELVNAIKTALTMPVKKQMANMISMQRSLQRYNIHHWVNLFMERLHHIKHEQKALETQLLDKTITSRLTKSYQAAKKRMIFLDYDGTLVGFDSDPLKTKPDKGLKTILAKLTADKKNRVVVISGRGRDTLEEWLSDFDLEIIAEHGVWIKERGKKFRTLTSLNDNWKGPIMKVLDGYVDRTPGSFVEKKDYSLVWHYRKVETGLGEARTRELTSHLKYITVDRNLKVLEGNKVVEIKNSEIDKGRAATVWLNKHPSDFVMACGDDWTDEDTFKVMPDSAYTIKVGTTSSAAKYRVTDFHDIRKLLKSLL
- a CDS encoding glycoside hydrolase family 15 protein, with translation MQRHTYDYGVIGNCAYTAHIHTDTSIAWMCWPRFDSSFIFGSLLDKEKGGEFSVKPLEPDFKTKQYYVENTNILCTEVVSETGKYRVTDFAPRFYQNDRYYRPLMLVRKIERLEGNPRLVVKCAPKGNYGEITPQATMGSNHIQFLGLDAHVRLTTNISLNYVMSEESFVLNENKYLVFTYGAPLEGPLLETIENFLYKTKNYWRDWVKTANIVNFYQRAAIRSALILKIHQYEDTGAIIAAATTSLPESPGSTRNWDYRYCWMRDTYYTLNAFNNIGHFEESEKYFHYILNTTIEETNRYQPLYGISGQKALIEKELDLAGYMGNQPVRIGNDAYTHIQNDVYGQVLISLLPLYADKRIIFTERFDSSELVSKTLDMIEKTFDETDAGLWEFRNLRQHHCYTYLFHWTGSSAALKIAEVIGDKAMGEKAARLQKRSQEMIQKCYVPSKKGYAQAVGVERMDASTLQLIMMNYLDGNTQEAKDHLKALEKELHAKDGLFYRYKHQDDFGAPETTFLICAFWYVEALACVGRLDESIKYFENILSYSNHVGLLSEDVNEKDGGMWGNFPQAYSHVGLLNAASRIARKLDKPDFL
- a CDS encoding TrkA family potassium uptake protein, translating into MLKDLINNKTFSIAIKIVAGFIVYFLLLAALVYVEKDSNQSAIRDMQNAVWYSIVTLTTVGYGDLFPATVYGRAIGYIFIFLSLGIYGLLIGQFTNLMATIQENKKLGYNGTTFEGHAVIIGWNEFGKMVLEQLIGVGKQVAIFTNNREDIDHIKDLYGTKNIFTLYGDFGSQELLKKTNIEQSSIVFVNLDNDTEKLVYILNLKKIFPNLDYVVTLDNGDLKNTFVSAGVTNTISKHEISSKLLASYMFEPDVASYSESIMSFARGDGDYDIKQLLVIPTNPYVGKAYQEVFFDLKKRFNAVLIGITKRDKYGNKRLIKNPLGELKIAPGDYLIIIMNGKAFKLLRKVFGVDEGYIRETSKNKK
- a CDS encoding GPP34 family phosphoprotein — encoded protein: MKISIAEGLYLIALDDEEGRLLAAAEKTIVPGLISAAILELHLLKKVGLKDNKISSVEQSGTGNGILDGILRKLKTGLNFLDAVEDLSHHFKDIQEDLNQLLVQRGILKKEATKLMWIPLSERMDNANYSFEQDIRNSLKTIVFKSAKPTISFVILMSLIYDCQILSEVFRDKDELIDAVKVAKDMVDSPVLTPEVSTALKELKKYFGN
- a CDS encoding sodium:proton antiporter yields the protein MSILDLITLLIFLAAVFTLINITVLKLPSTIGLMAIALMMSVAILLAGYIFPSVTRGAEHIITEFDFKEVLLGVMLNFLLFAGALSVDLKKLLEERVAVLVLATVGTLLSTFIVGTLVYYIFPVLGVEIDYIFCLLFGALISPTDPIAVLALIKKFGMSKNLEIKIAGESLFNDGVGVVIFLTILGIAQSTYGGAEAAHGAHGAGEITASSVAILFGQEVVGGVLMGAIFGFLGFRLLNFIDNDHVELEVLVTLTLVMVGGRLAELIHVSGPLAMVVMGLFIGNEGRDEKLANATGEYVFKFWHLLDEALNAILFILVGLEMIVIANTFSPTSFLVGGAGILIVLTARFIGVSLPIKAMSIFRTFEPKTIIILTWGGLRGGISVALALSLAEFTWMEPVIKETILFTTYCCVVFSILVQGLTMGFLLKD
- a CDS encoding D-alanyl-D-alanine carboxypeptidase/D-alanyl-D-alanine-endopeptidase encodes the protein MRNQPFWHIAIFCVLAIMLFGCNSLRKLATSRDIDAYLKHSEIFRNEFSGFVLYDPLSGKYLKTKNADLHFTPASNTKILTTYACLTSLPDSIPSFLVQQMADTIRLEPMGDPTFLHTDFPNQPVINRLKNKPIEIHLPDNKLTPFGPGWAWDDYQYSYQTERSWMPIYGNEVRIFNRDTLSVVPAFFEDYISLFVGEKPGSLVYRERKFNLFNIWMEYDTSSFERKIPFDYSDELLARLLSDTTNAPVSFSKAPLSNYTTLYNEALVPALTLMMQRSDNFLAEQLLITAARYSGYNNPDAFRNHLLSKWHLSSPIQWVDGSGLSRYNLFTPRALVEILALIYGQLSWNEITMIFPTGGVSGTLKNWYPGNPPYVFAKTGTLSNNHCLSGYIKTNSGRILIFSFMNNNYLSPVSDVKREMQRVLEAVRDAY
- a CDS encoding TolC family protein; this translates as MKYYTLLILFIAGGWLARAQEPLSLSDAIAIGLDKNYDIRIEKRNVDVATNNNSWGEAGILPSISLDLQSQNSIRNQQSDNQFFGGQLFPGFELNDQRAYALTPSLQVSWLIFQGNKAIISKRRLDQLQAESMQNADVVVSNTLQAIILAYYMAALEKERLDAFEKQLALSKDRYDYTNTKYEMGSAVTTDLLLEENNYLTDSANYINQMLTYHNAIRALNVLLVSDDINKDYTLTDDLKLEEYDYQYEDLEAVMLSENVDLKKIYISQSILETQVRQSRADLFPTVRLNGGYNWNRSVSDLTSATYIGPNPDYENPPEPLVSKSGTYFANFTLSFNLFNGGKVNRAIRNSIVQEDIGNLRIDQLETSLKRSLSEAYERYQIRKQLYGINALNERSAATNLSISQEKFKGGTINSFDYRVVQNNHLAATNQKLQALYNLIDSKVELMRLTGGLISENGSVSDQ